In Nerophis ophidion isolate RoL-2023_Sa linkage group LG03, RoL_Noph_v1.0, whole genome shotgun sequence, the following are encoded in one genomic region:
- the mapk8ip2 gene encoding C-Jun-amino-terminal kinase-interacting protein 2 isoform X2, which yields MADRAEMFSLSTFHSLSPPGCRPAHDISLEEFDDEDLSEITDDCGIGLNYDSDRYEKDALILEKNDMHHPVCSFQDDFQEFEMIDDDDEDEDEEEEDDPDASPPPSPTLGTLKSRPTTLNLTAAVSQDSLNNNSSLSPKKGSLQESSRKPSSQGRTTPTHWCLEDGSHVTGQCPASSVVQPPVSQSQGSFGQVKSHHCTGDIVQPKDDPLIQTTRVPSVDEHSQCSDTEVDHDLNNSHSHKHSNRLPTDTYTITSESGMEAGNDLDPDGTSHCLSSTAPLETNDGADTPLSEDELDKDFEVEFMRKETYDMVCKENSSAYTEFPSIEPYDPTSFSSCVSSRHSDALDQSKSSDSQSMAAPLAVANDSTSPSSDPGIADMNQQGYLTSDQDKELSSPGSDSELDGEDDIDFPCEGHAVSNMISSISETELDLTSESSSGRSSHLTNSIEEASSPTSDQELDADTELEQDSGIVGLKESLFLGQPEPIKEGVPLLSSSPLPSPTIPIPSLVHSPFLPPASYDDGYALKGLQIVDDDLSCDHQADPDETLPPAQQCEDSFSRQMVLQIEPDHSLESFKRSFYLPVGPRLMPTADDYDETSEGDSESESEDDLSENSDSPWLLSNLVNRMISEGSYPISCPEECFKRETSVSDTISPSSDIGDGDSFAEDDPRKKSEIEGSVNEERDGEELREIEMNWGKSSKRSVGMNSCLYMSNKTEDTSTVDQCVESSRETTDYSSCTAKVKNFTDKSSKNNKRPEEQNEPDNDLMMLAERKDLDSPSLTDSVISDKDIGRETETTTSSRSSSSLERITEVKHSLTLDIPTAQTNHCFSLTYSTDNDEEDEHEDSYPFLDDLRRQSHRDSDLQLDRSPPPVDSCIPDHPCPDRDLPPCEIDLSPKHPSETEGLAYDSMKYTLVVDENTTLELVSLRRCTSILSDDSELSTLCDEESLETGQLDYCCQDPMVRSQLLSSSEDSSPEADIPFSKKFLNVFVNSTSRSSSTESFGLFSCTINGEERDQTHRAVYRFIPRHTDELELDVDDPLYVEEEEDDYWYRGYNMRTGERGIFPAFYAHEVIGQSKEMLAMKRNPAWMETFDVQFLGSVEVPQHQGNGILCAAMQKIALSRKRTVHVRPPSLCELEISLQGVKLIMSLEDEYDCLDEFDRCSHFFQMKNISFCGCHPKNNCYFGFITKHPMLSRFACHVFVSQESMRPVAESVGRAFQEYYQEHLEYACPTEDIYLE from the exons CACCCTGAAGAGCAGACCCACCACGCTGAACCTCACAGCAGCTGTGTCTCAG GACTCGTTGAACAACAACAGCAGTCTGTCGCCAAAGAAGGGAAGTCTGCAGGAATCGTCGCGTAAACCATCTTCACAGG GCCGCACGACTCCCACCCACTGGTGCTTGGAGGATGGCAGCCATGTGACGGGCCAGTGCCCAGCCTCTTCAGTTGTCCAGCCGCCAGTGTCCCAGAGTCAAG GTTCATTTGGTCAAGTCAAGTCCCATCATTGCACCGGTGACATCGTCCAACCAAAAGATGACCCTCTAATCCAGACCACCAGAGTACCATCTGTAGATGAGCACTCTCAGTGTTCGGACACGGAGGTGGACCATGACCTCAACAATAGCCACAGCCACAAACACTCAAACCGGCTCCCCACAGACACATACACTATTACCAGTGAGTCTGGCATGGAGGCAGGGAACGACCTTGATCCGGATGGAACCAGTCACTGTTTGTCATCCACTGCGCCCTTAGAAACCAACGACGGCGCCGACACACCCTTATCAGAGGACGAACTCGACAAGGACTTTGAGGTTGAGTTCATGCGTAAGGAGACGTATGATATGGTGTGCAAGGAGAATTCGTCAGCGTACACCGAGTTTCCATCCATTGAACCCTATGATCCCACTTCCTTCTCCAGTTGTGTATCCTCTCGTCACTCAGATGCTCTTGACCAGTCCAAAAGTTCTGATTCTCAGTCAATGGCAGCTCCATTGGCAGTAGCGAATGATTCCACCTCTCCATCTTCAGACCCTGGGATCGCTGACATGAACCAGCAAGGTTATTTGACCTCAGACCAGGACAAAGAACTTAGCTCTCCTGGCTCTGACTCTGAGCTTGATGGCGAAGACGACATAGACTTTCCCTGTGAAGGACATGCGGTCTCCAATATGATCTCCTCCATCTCAGAAACAGAGCTTGATCTGACCAGTGAGAGCAGTAGTGGGCGTTCTTCGCACCTCACCAATTCCATCGAGGAGGCCAGCTCACCGACATCCGACCAGGAACTGGACGCCGATACAGAATTAGAACAGGACAGTGGGATTGTGGGACTAAAAGAGTCTCTCTTTCTGGGTCAACCTGAGCCAATTAAGGAAGGGGTTCCCCTACTCTCTTCGTCCCCTTTACCCTCTCCAACCATTCCTATCCCATCTCTGGTGCACTCCCCCTTTTTGCCTCCTGCTTCCTATGATGACGGCTATGCTCTGAAGGGACTGCAGATTGTAGATGACGACCTGTCTTGCGATCACCAAGCCGACCCAGATGAGACTCTTCCTCCTGCCCAGCAGTGTGAAGACAGTTTCTCCAGACAGATGGTGCTCCAGATAGAACCAGATCACAGCCTTGAGAGCTTCAAACGCTCCTTCTACCTACCTGTGGGACCTCGGCTAATGCCCACCGCAGATGATTATGATGAAACCAGTGAAGGGGATTCTGAGTCAGAAAGCGAAGATGACCTGAGTGAAAACTCTGACTCACCCTGGCTGCTGAGCAACCTGGTCAATAGGATGATTTCAGAAGGCTCGTACCCAATAAGCTGTCCTGAAGAGTGCTTCAAAAGGGAAACGTCTGTATCAGACACCATCTCGCCGTCCTCAGACATCGGTGACGGAGATAGTTTTGCAGAGGATGACCCACGGAAGAAATCAGAAATTGAGGGGTCAGTGAATGAAGAGAGGGATGGTGAAGAGCTCAGAGAGATTGAGATGAATTGGGGGAAGTCTTCAAAGAGAAGTGTTGGGATGAACTCTTGCCTTTATATGAGCAACAAAACTGAGGACACAAGTACAGTGGATCAGTGTGTTGAAAGTTCGAGAGAGACCACCGATTACTCCTCATgtaccgctaaagttaaaaacttCACGGATAAATCTTCCAAGAACAACAAAAGACCGGAAGAACAGAATGAACCCGATAATGACTTGATGATGCTAGCGGAAAGGAAAGACCTTGATTCTCCGAGCCTTACCGACAGCGTCATCAGCGACAAAGACATTGGGCGGGAGACGGAGACCACGACATCGAGTCGCTCCTCTTCCTCTCTTGAACGTATCACAGAGGTCAAACACAGCCTGACACTGGACATACCCACCGCTCAGACCAACCATTGCTTCAGCCTCACCTACTCCACAGACAATGACGAAGAAGACGAACATGAGGACTCGTACCCGTTCTTGGATGACTTGAGGAGGCAGTCCCACAGAGATAGTGATTTACAGCTAGACCGGTCACCACCACCTGTTGATTCCTGCATACCTGACCATCCCTGCCCTGACCGCGATCTCCCACCTTGTGAGATAGACCTGTCTCCCAAACATCCCAGTGAAACTGAAGGACTGGCCTATGACTCTATGAAGTACACGCTTGTGGTTGACGAGAACACTACTCTGGAACTAGTCAGCCTGAGAAG GTGCACATCGATCCTGAGTGATGACAGCGAGCTCTCCACGCTGTGCGATGAGGAGTCTTTGGAGACGGGCCAGCTGGACTACTGTTGCCAGGATCCGATGGTGAGGTCCCAACTCCTCAGTTCTTCCGAAGACTCTTCACCCGAGGCGGACATCCCattttccaaaaagttcctaaACGTCTTTGTAAACAGTACTTCACGCTCCTCCA GTACTGAATCCTTCGGACTTTTCTCCTGTACCATCAATGGAGAGGAGAGGGACCAAACACACAGGGCGGTGTACAG GTTCATCCCCAGACATACAGATGAGCTGGAGTTGGACGTGGATGATCCCTTGTATGTGGAGGAGGAAGAGGATGACTACTGGTACAGAGGCTATAACATGCGGACGGGAGAACGGGGCATCTTCCCCGCCTTCTACGCCCATGAAGTCATTGGCCAGTCTAAGGAGATGCTGG CCATGAAGCGTAACCCGGCATGGATGGAGACTTTCGACGTTCAGTTCCTGGGTTCTGTCGAGGTACCGCAGCACCAAGGCAATGGCATCCTGTGTGCCGCCATGCAGAAG ATTGCTCTGTCCAGGAAACGGACCGTGCACGTGCGGCCGCCATCCCTCTGCGAGTTGGAGATCAGCTTGCAAGGCGTGAAGCTGATCATGAGCCTGGAGGATGAGTACGACTGTCTGGATGAG TTTGACCGATGTAGTCACTTCTTCCAAATGAAGAACATCTCCTTCTGCGGCTGCCATCCAAAGAACAACTG CTACTTTGGCTTCATCACCAAGCACCCCATGCTGAGCAGGTTCGCTTGCCACGTCTTCGTATCCCAGGAGTCCATGAGACCTGTAGCAGAGAGTGTTGG ACGGGCCTTCCAGGAATACTACCAGGAACATCTGGAGTACGCCTGCCCCACTGAGGACATCTACCTGGAGTAA
- the mapk8ip2 gene encoding C-Jun-amino-terminal kinase-interacting protein 2 isoform X3, which yields MADRAEMFSLSTFHSLSPPGCRPAHDISLEEFDDEDLSEITDDCGIGLNYDSDRYEKDALILEKNDMHHPVCSFQDDFQEFEMIDDDDEDEDEEEEDDPDASPPPSPTLGTLKSRPTTLNLTAAVSQDSLNNNSSLSPKKGSLQESSRKPSSQGSFGQVKSHHCTGDIVQPKDDPLIQTTRVPSVDEHSQCSDTEVDHDLNNSHSHKHSNRLPTDTYTITSESGMEAGNDLDPDGTSHCLSSTAPLETNDGADTPLSEDELDKDFEVEFMRKETYDMVCKENSSAYTEFPSIEPYDPTSFSSCVSSRHSDALDQSKSSDSQSMAAPLAVANDSTSPSSDPGIADMNQQGYLTSDQDKELSSPGSDSELDGEDDIDFPCEGHAVSNMISSISETELDLTSESSSGRSSHLTNSIEEASSPTSDQELDADTELEQDSGIVGLKESLFLGQPEPIKEGVPLLSSSPLPSPTIPIPSLVHSPFLPPASYDDGYALKGLQIVDDDLSCDHQADPDETLPPAQQCEDSFSRQMVLQIEPDHSLESFKRSFYLPVGPRLMPTADDYDETSEGDSESESEDDLSENSDSPWLLSNLVNRMISEGSYPISCPEECFKRETSVSDTISPSSDIGDGDSFAEDDPRKKSEIEGSVNEERDGEELREIEMNWGKSSKRSVGMNSCLYMSNKTEDTSTVDQCVESSRETTDYSSCTAKVKNFTDKSSKNNKRPEEQNEPDNDLMMLAERKDLDSPSLTDSVISDKDIGRETETTTSSRSSSSLERITEVKHSLTLDIPTAQTNHCFSLTYSTDNDEEDEHEDSYPFLDDLRRQSHRDSDLQLDRSPPPVDSCIPDHPCPDRDLPPCEIDLSPKHPSETEGLAYDSMKYTLVVDENTTLELVSLRRCTSILSDDSELSTLCDEESLETGQLDYCCQDPMVRSQLLSSSEDSSPEADIPFSKKFLNVFVNSTSRSSSTESFGLFSCTINGEERDQTHRAVYRFIPRHTDELELDVDDPLYVEEEEDDYWYRGYNMRTGERGIFPAFYAHEVIGQSKEMLAMKRNPAWMETFDVQFLGSVEVPQHQGNGILCAAMQKIALSRKRTVHVRPPSLCELEISLQGVKLIMSLEDEYDCLDEFDRCSHFFQMKNISFCGCHPKNNCYFGFITKHPMLSRFACHVFVSQESMRPVAESVGRAFQEYYQEHLEYACPTEDIYLE from the exons CACCCTGAAGAGCAGACCCACCACGCTGAACCTCACAGCAGCTGTGTCTCAG GACTCGTTGAACAACAACAGCAGTCTGTCGCCAAAGAAGGGAAGTCTGCAGGAATCGTCGCGTAAACCATCTTCACAGG GTTCATTTGGTCAAGTCAAGTCCCATCATTGCACCGGTGACATCGTCCAACCAAAAGATGACCCTCTAATCCAGACCACCAGAGTACCATCTGTAGATGAGCACTCTCAGTGTTCGGACACGGAGGTGGACCATGACCTCAACAATAGCCACAGCCACAAACACTCAAACCGGCTCCCCACAGACACATACACTATTACCAGTGAGTCTGGCATGGAGGCAGGGAACGACCTTGATCCGGATGGAACCAGTCACTGTTTGTCATCCACTGCGCCCTTAGAAACCAACGACGGCGCCGACACACCCTTATCAGAGGACGAACTCGACAAGGACTTTGAGGTTGAGTTCATGCGTAAGGAGACGTATGATATGGTGTGCAAGGAGAATTCGTCAGCGTACACCGAGTTTCCATCCATTGAACCCTATGATCCCACTTCCTTCTCCAGTTGTGTATCCTCTCGTCACTCAGATGCTCTTGACCAGTCCAAAAGTTCTGATTCTCAGTCAATGGCAGCTCCATTGGCAGTAGCGAATGATTCCACCTCTCCATCTTCAGACCCTGGGATCGCTGACATGAACCAGCAAGGTTATTTGACCTCAGACCAGGACAAAGAACTTAGCTCTCCTGGCTCTGACTCTGAGCTTGATGGCGAAGACGACATAGACTTTCCCTGTGAAGGACATGCGGTCTCCAATATGATCTCCTCCATCTCAGAAACAGAGCTTGATCTGACCAGTGAGAGCAGTAGTGGGCGTTCTTCGCACCTCACCAATTCCATCGAGGAGGCCAGCTCACCGACATCCGACCAGGAACTGGACGCCGATACAGAATTAGAACAGGACAGTGGGATTGTGGGACTAAAAGAGTCTCTCTTTCTGGGTCAACCTGAGCCAATTAAGGAAGGGGTTCCCCTACTCTCTTCGTCCCCTTTACCCTCTCCAACCATTCCTATCCCATCTCTGGTGCACTCCCCCTTTTTGCCTCCTGCTTCCTATGATGACGGCTATGCTCTGAAGGGACTGCAGATTGTAGATGACGACCTGTCTTGCGATCACCAAGCCGACCCAGATGAGACTCTTCCTCCTGCCCAGCAGTGTGAAGACAGTTTCTCCAGACAGATGGTGCTCCAGATAGAACCAGATCACAGCCTTGAGAGCTTCAAACGCTCCTTCTACCTACCTGTGGGACCTCGGCTAATGCCCACCGCAGATGATTATGATGAAACCAGTGAAGGGGATTCTGAGTCAGAAAGCGAAGATGACCTGAGTGAAAACTCTGACTCACCCTGGCTGCTGAGCAACCTGGTCAATAGGATGATTTCAGAAGGCTCGTACCCAATAAGCTGTCCTGAAGAGTGCTTCAAAAGGGAAACGTCTGTATCAGACACCATCTCGCCGTCCTCAGACATCGGTGACGGAGATAGTTTTGCAGAGGATGACCCACGGAAGAAATCAGAAATTGAGGGGTCAGTGAATGAAGAGAGGGATGGTGAAGAGCTCAGAGAGATTGAGATGAATTGGGGGAAGTCTTCAAAGAGAAGTGTTGGGATGAACTCTTGCCTTTATATGAGCAACAAAACTGAGGACACAAGTACAGTGGATCAGTGTGTTGAAAGTTCGAGAGAGACCACCGATTACTCCTCATgtaccgctaaagttaaaaacttCACGGATAAATCTTCCAAGAACAACAAAAGACCGGAAGAACAGAATGAACCCGATAATGACTTGATGATGCTAGCGGAAAGGAAAGACCTTGATTCTCCGAGCCTTACCGACAGCGTCATCAGCGACAAAGACATTGGGCGGGAGACGGAGACCACGACATCGAGTCGCTCCTCTTCCTCTCTTGAACGTATCACAGAGGTCAAACACAGCCTGACACTGGACATACCCACCGCTCAGACCAACCATTGCTTCAGCCTCACCTACTCCACAGACAATGACGAAGAAGACGAACATGAGGACTCGTACCCGTTCTTGGATGACTTGAGGAGGCAGTCCCACAGAGATAGTGATTTACAGCTAGACCGGTCACCACCACCTGTTGATTCCTGCATACCTGACCATCCCTGCCCTGACCGCGATCTCCCACCTTGTGAGATAGACCTGTCTCCCAAACATCCCAGTGAAACTGAAGGACTGGCCTATGACTCTATGAAGTACACGCTTGTGGTTGACGAGAACACTACTCTGGAACTAGTCAGCCTGAGAAG GTGCACATCGATCCTGAGTGATGACAGCGAGCTCTCCACGCTGTGCGATGAGGAGTCTTTGGAGACGGGCCAGCTGGACTACTGTTGCCAGGATCCGATGGTGAGGTCCCAACTCCTCAGTTCTTCCGAAGACTCTTCACCCGAGGCGGACATCCCattttccaaaaagttcctaaACGTCTTTGTAAACAGTACTTCACGCTCCTCCA GTACTGAATCCTTCGGACTTTTCTCCTGTACCATCAATGGAGAGGAGAGGGACCAAACACACAGGGCGGTGTACAG GTTCATCCCCAGACATACAGATGAGCTGGAGTTGGACGTGGATGATCCCTTGTATGTGGAGGAGGAAGAGGATGACTACTGGTACAGAGGCTATAACATGCGGACGGGAGAACGGGGCATCTTCCCCGCCTTCTACGCCCATGAAGTCATTGGCCAGTCTAAGGAGATGCTGG CCATGAAGCGTAACCCGGCATGGATGGAGACTTTCGACGTTCAGTTCCTGGGTTCTGTCGAGGTACCGCAGCACCAAGGCAATGGCATCCTGTGTGCCGCCATGCAGAAG ATTGCTCTGTCCAGGAAACGGACCGTGCACGTGCGGCCGCCATCCCTCTGCGAGTTGGAGATCAGCTTGCAAGGCGTGAAGCTGATCATGAGCCTGGAGGATGAGTACGACTGTCTGGATGAG TTTGACCGATGTAGTCACTTCTTCCAAATGAAGAACATCTCCTTCTGCGGCTGCCATCCAAAGAACAACTG CTACTTTGGCTTCATCACCAAGCACCCCATGCTGAGCAGGTTCGCTTGCCACGTCTTCGTATCCCAGGAGTCCATGAGACCTGTAGCAGAGAGTGTTGG ACGGGCCTTCCAGGAATACTACCAGGAACATCTGGAGTACGCCTGCCCCACTGAGGACATCTACCTGGAGTAA
- the mapk8ip2 gene encoding C-Jun-amino-terminal kinase-interacting protein 2 isoform X1, producing the protein MADRAEMFSLSTFHSLSPPGCRPAHDISLEEFDDEDLSEITDDCGIGLNYDSDRYEKDALILEKNDMHHPVCSFQDDFQEFEMIDDDDEDEDEEEEDDPDASPPPSPTLGTLKSRPTTLNLTAAVSQDSLNNNSSLSPKKGSLQESSRKPSSQGRTTPTHWCLEDGSHVTGQCPASSVVQPPVSQSQGTPTKQAGQGGNPYSPHRPLLCDMEGNRRERLEYGSFGQVKSHHCTGDIVQPKDDPLIQTTRVPSVDEHSQCSDTEVDHDLNNSHSHKHSNRLPTDTYTITSESGMEAGNDLDPDGTSHCLSSTAPLETNDGADTPLSEDELDKDFEVEFMRKETYDMVCKENSSAYTEFPSIEPYDPTSFSSCVSSRHSDALDQSKSSDSQSMAAPLAVANDSTSPSSDPGIADMNQQGYLTSDQDKELSSPGSDSELDGEDDIDFPCEGHAVSNMISSISETELDLTSESSSGRSSHLTNSIEEASSPTSDQELDADTELEQDSGIVGLKESLFLGQPEPIKEGVPLLSSSPLPSPTIPIPSLVHSPFLPPASYDDGYALKGLQIVDDDLSCDHQADPDETLPPAQQCEDSFSRQMVLQIEPDHSLESFKRSFYLPVGPRLMPTADDYDETSEGDSESESEDDLSENSDSPWLLSNLVNRMISEGSYPISCPEECFKRETSVSDTISPSSDIGDGDSFAEDDPRKKSEIEGSVNEERDGEELREIEMNWGKSSKRSVGMNSCLYMSNKTEDTSTVDQCVESSRETTDYSSCTAKVKNFTDKSSKNNKRPEEQNEPDNDLMMLAERKDLDSPSLTDSVISDKDIGRETETTTSSRSSSSLERITEVKHSLTLDIPTAQTNHCFSLTYSTDNDEEDEHEDSYPFLDDLRRQSHRDSDLQLDRSPPPVDSCIPDHPCPDRDLPPCEIDLSPKHPSETEGLAYDSMKYTLVVDENTTLELVSLRRCTSILSDDSELSTLCDEESLETGQLDYCCQDPMVRSQLLSSSEDSSPEADIPFSKKFLNVFVNSTSRSSSTESFGLFSCTINGEERDQTHRAVYRFIPRHTDELELDVDDPLYVEEEEDDYWYRGYNMRTGERGIFPAFYAHEVIGQSKEMLAMKRNPAWMETFDVQFLGSVEVPQHQGNGILCAAMQKIALSRKRTVHVRPPSLCELEISLQGVKLIMSLEDEYDCLDEFDRCSHFFQMKNISFCGCHPKNNCYFGFITKHPMLSRFACHVFVSQESMRPVAESVGRAFQEYYQEHLEYACPTEDIYLE; encoded by the exons CACCCTGAAGAGCAGACCCACCACGCTGAACCTCACAGCAGCTGTGTCTCAG GACTCGTTGAACAACAACAGCAGTCTGTCGCCAAAGAAGGGAAGTCTGCAGGAATCGTCGCGTAAACCATCTTCACAGG GCCGCACGACTCCCACCCACTGGTGCTTGGAGGATGGCAGCCATGTGACGGGCCAGTGCCCAGCCTCTTCAGTTGTCCAGCCGCCAGTGTCCCAGAGTCAAGGTACTCCAACAAAACAAGCAGGGCAGGGTGGGAACCCCTATTCCCCTCACAGGCCCCTCCTGTGCGACATGGAGGGCAACAGGCGGGAGAGGCTTGAATACG GTTCATTTGGTCAAGTCAAGTCCCATCATTGCACCGGTGACATCGTCCAACCAAAAGATGACCCTCTAATCCAGACCACCAGAGTACCATCTGTAGATGAGCACTCTCAGTGTTCGGACACGGAGGTGGACCATGACCTCAACAATAGCCACAGCCACAAACACTCAAACCGGCTCCCCACAGACACATACACTATTACCAGTGAGTCTGGCATGGAGGCAGGGAACGACCTTGATCCGGATGGAACCAGTCACTGTTTGTCATCCACTGCGCCCTTAGAAACCAACGACGGCGCCGACACACCCTTATCAGAGGACGAACTCGACAAGGACTTTGAGGTTGAGTTCATGCGTAAGGAGACGTATGATATGGTGTGCAAGGAGAATTCGTCAGCGTACACCGAGTTTCCATCCATTGAACCCTATGATCCCACTTCCTTCTCCAGTTGTGTATCCTCTCGTCACTCAGATGCTCTTGACCAGTCCAAAAGTTCTGATTCTCAGTCAATGGCAGCTCCATTGGCAGTAGCGAATGATTCCACCTCTCCATCTTCAGACCCTGGGATCGCTGACATGAACCAGCAAGGTTATTTGACCTCAGACCAGGACAAAGAACTTAGCTCTCCTGGCTCTGACTCTGAGCTTGATGGCGAAGACGACATAGACTTTCCCTGTGAAGGACATGCGGTCTCCAATATGATCTCCTCCATCTCAGAAACAGAGCTTGATCTGACCAGTGAGAGCAGTAGTGGGCGTTCTTCGCACCTCACCAATTCCATCGAGGAGGCCAGCTCACCGACATCCGACCAGGAACTGGACGCCGATACAGAATTAGAACAGGACAGTGGGATTGTGGGACTAAAAGAGTCTCTCTTTCTGGGTCAACCTGAGCCAATTAAGGAAGGGGTTCCCCTACTCTCTTCGTCCCCTTTACCCTCTCCAACCATTCCTATCCCATCTCTGGTGCACTCCCCCTTTTTGCCTCCTGCTTCCTATGATGACGGCTATGCTCTGAAGGGACTGCAGATTGTAGATGACGACCTGTCTTGCGATCACCAAGCCGACCCAGATGAGACTCTTCCTCCTGCCCAGCAGTGTGAAGACAGTTTCTCCAGACAGATGGTGCTCCAGATAGAACCAGATCACAGCCTTGAGAGCTTCAAACGCTCCTTCTACCTACCTGTGGGACCTCGGCTAATGCCCACCGCAGATGATTATGATGAAACCAGTGAAGGGGATTCTGAGTCAGAAAGCGAAGATGACCTGAGTGAAAACTCTGACTCACCCTGGCTGCTGAGCAACCTGGTCAATAGGATGATTTCAGAAGGCTCGTACCCAATAAGCTGTCCTGAAGAGTGCTTCAAAAGGGAAACGTCTGTATCAGACACCATCTCGCCGTCCTCAGACATCGGTGACGGAGATAGTTTTGCAGAGGATGACCCACGGAAGAAATCAGAAATTGAGGGGTCAGTGAATGAAGAGAGGGATGGTGAAGAGCTCAGAGAGATTGAGATGAATTGGGGGAAGTCTTCAAAGAGAAGTGTTGGGATGAACTCTTGCCTTTATATGAGCAACAAAACTGAGGACACAAGTACAGTGGATCAGTGTGTTGAAAGTTCGAGAGAGACCACCGATTACTCCTCATgtaccgctaaagttaaaaacttCACGGATAAATCTTCCAAGAACAACAAAAGACCGGAAGAACAGAATGAACCCGATAATGACTTGATGATGCTAGCGGAAAGGAAAGACCTTGATTCTCCGAGCCTTACCGACAGCGTCATCAGCGACAAAGACATTGGGCGGGAGACGGAGACCACGACATCGAGTCGCTCCTCTTCCTCTCTTGAACGTATCACAGAGGTCAAACACAGCCTGACACTGGACATACCCACCGCTCAGACCAACCATTGCTTCAGCCTCACCTACTCCACAGACAATGACGAAGAAGACGAACATGAGGACTCGTACCCGTTCTTGGATGACTTGAGGAGGCAGTCCCACAGAGATAGTGATTTACAGCTAGACCGGTCACCACCACCTGTTGATTCCTGCATACCTGACCATCCCTGCCCTGACCGCGATCTCCCACCTTGTGAGATAGACCTGTCTCCCAAACATCCCAGTGAAACTGAAGGACTGGCCTATGACTCTATGAAGTACACGCTTGTGGTTGACGAGAACACTACTCTGGAACTAGTCAGCCTGAGAAG GTGCACATCGATCCTGAGTGATGACAGCGAGCTCTCCACGCTGTGCGATGAGGAGTCTTTGGAGACGGGCCAGCTGGACTACTGTTGCCAGGATCCGATGGTGAGGTCCCAACTCCTCAGTTCTTCCGAAGACTCTTCACCCGAGGCGGACATCCCattttccaaaaagttcctaaACGTCTTTGTAAACAGTACTTCACGCTCCTCCA GTACTGAATCCTTCGGACTTTTCTCCTGTACCATCAATGGAGAGGAGAGGGACCAAACACACAGGGCGGTGTACAG GTTCATCCCCAGACATACAGATGAGCTGGAGTTGGACGTGGATGATCCCTTGTATGTGGAGGAGGAAGAGGATGACTACTGGTACAGAGGCTATAACATGCGGACGGGAGAACGGGGCATCTTCCCCGCCTTCTACGCCCATGAAGTCATTGGCCAGTCTAAGGAGATGCTGG CCATGAAGCGTAACCCGGCATGGATGGAGACTTTCGACGTTCAGTTCCTGGGTTCTGTCGAGGTACCGCAGCACCAAGGCAATGGCATCCTGTGTGCCGCCATGCAGAAG ATTGCTCTGTCCAGGAAACGGACCGTGCACGTGCGGCCGCCATCCCTCTGCGAGTTGGAGATCAGCTTGCAAGGCGTGAAGCTGATCATGAGCCTGGAGGATGAGTACGACTGTCTGGATGAG TTTGACCGATGTAGTCACTTCTTCCAAATGAAGAACATCTCCTTCTGCGGCTGCCATCCAAAGAACAACTG CTACTTTGGCTTCATCACCAAGCACCCCATGCTGAGCAGGTTCGCTTGCCACGTCTTCGTATCCCAGGAGTCCATGAGACCTGTAGCAGAGAGTGTTGG ACGGGCCTTCCAGGAATACTACCAGGAACATCTGGAGTACGCCTGCCCCACTGAGGACATCTACCTGGAGTAA